A window of Sagittula sp. P11 genomic DNA:
GCTCGCCGCTCGTTTCGACCGCTGGCTATCTGCGGAGAATTTCGATGGCGAGGGACGCCAGAAGGTCCGCCTGTCCGAGGTCTGACCGGCCGGACCGCCGGGCTTTGCCATGTATTGCGGATATTTTCCGGCGGAATGCGCCGGGGGTTGAGGAATGGTCAACCTGTTCCATGGCATGACTGTGCGCATCCACAAACATGGAGCGTCCGCATGCCTGCCCGTTACCCAGATTATCCCTATGTGGAACCCCTCGCCACCAACGTCTCACAGGAAGAGATGGAGGCGACGATCAGCGACCTTCTGGCGAACCACCCGGGCGTCGGCCTGAAGGAAGGGCCGCTCGACGGGCTGTGCCGGGCGCTGAACGTGGACATCGAATACTCCAGCCCGCCGCACGAGATGATGCTGGACGTCCCCCTGCACAAGCGGGCGGTGATCTGGCTGCCGAAAAACGGGCGACCGAAGAACGACCGCGTGGCTGCCGCCATCGGGATCGGCCACTGGATCCTGCATGTGCCGGTCACCCGGGAAAAGCACCCCGGCTGCGGGATACAGGCGCTGCACCGGCCAAAGGACCCCGCCGCCCAACTGGAGGCGCGCCGCTTCGCTTACATCCTTCTGATGCCGGACGAGGCGTTCCGCAATCTCTGGTACGAAGGGCGCGCACAGGCCGTGGCCGACGTACTCAACGTACCGACGCAGGTGGTTTACGAACGCGCGTCCATGCTGGACCTCACGCCGCCGGAAAGCGGAGGCGACAAATACGAATGGAAGGAGCGCCCGGCCATCGGCGGCTATTGACCGCCACCGAAAACGACGAAGGGCCGCCCGATGGGACGACCCTCTTGGAATCTGCGCGGCAATTGTCTGCCCCGCGAAACGCTGTCACCTTGATCGGCTCCGCCGGGCGGTCGTCCGATCCGCAAAAGCGATCAGGCGTTGACGCTGTCTTTCAGAGCCTTCGCAATGGTCATCTTGACCTGCTTGTCGGCTTCTTTCTTGAATTGCTCGCCGGTCGCGGGGTTGCGAACCATGCGCTCCGGACGCTCGCGGCAATAGATCTTGCCCACGCCGGGAAGGGTCACGGCACCGCCGCCAGCCACTTCAGAGGTGATGATTTCCACGAGGCTGTCCAGAGCAGCGTTCGCGGTCTTCTTGTCCGCGTCCATCTTCTCTGCCAGTGCAGCCACAAGCTGGGTCTTTGTCATCGGCTTCGCCATTTCATGGTCTCCTTTTAGTGCGCCACCGCCTGTCTGCATGAGCGCTCCTTCACTGCCCAAAATCCCTTGGGCCTCTGCGCGGCATTAAAACCGGATATGGCCGGGAAACACAATAATTCGTGGCTCAGCCCCAGCCAATATTGTGCATTTTGTGCCTATTTCCGCCGGGTCAACTGCCGGTTCCCGCCATTTCAGAGGAATGCAGTCTCTTCAAAGCTGCGCAATTTGCGGCTGTGGATGCGTTCCAGAGGCATATCGCGCAGTGATTCCATGGCCCGTATACCGATTCTCAGATGCCGTGCCACCTGCGTCTTGTAGAAGTCGGAGGCCATGCCGGGCAGCTTCAGCTCGCCATGCAGCGGCTTGTCGGACACGCACAGCAGCGTGCCGTAAGGCACCCGGAAGCGGAAGCCGTTGGCGGCAATCGTCGCGGATTCCATGTCCAGGGCCACCGCGCGCGACTGGGACAGGCGCTGGACCGGGCCGGTGTGCTCCCGCAGTTCCCAGTTGCGGTTGTCGACCGTCGCCACCGTTCCCGTCCGCATGATCCGCTTCAGGTCGTAGCCCGAAAGCTGCGTCTCGGCCGCGACGGCATCTTCCAGCGCGACCTGGATCTCGGCCAGCGCCGGGATCGGCACCCAGACCGGCAGGTCGTCGTCCAGCACCTTGTCCTCGCGCAGGTAGCCGTGCGCCAGCACGAAATCCCCCAGCGACTGAGAGTTCCGCAGCCCCGCACAATGCCCGACCATCAGCCAGGCATGGGGGCGCAGCACCGCGATGTGGTCGGTGGCGGTCTTGGCGTTCGACGGGCCGACACCGATGTTGACCAGCGTGATGCCGGAGCCATCCGGGCGCTTGAGGTGATAGGTCGGCATCTGCGGCATCCGCAGCGGCACGGGGATCTGCGCGTCGGGGTCCGATATCTCGACGTTGTCGGTGCTCACGAAGCTGGTGTAGCCCGACGCCTCGTCGGCCAGCATCGCGCGGGCGTAGGCCTCGAACTCCGACACATAGAACTGGTAGTTGGTGAACAGCACATGGTTCTGGAAATGCGCCGGGTCGGTCGCCGTGTAATGCGCCAGCCGGGCCAGCGAATAGTCGACACGCTGCGCCGTGAAGGGCGCCAGCGGCGCCGCCTCTCCCGGCAGGGTCACCGCCACCCCGTTCACGATGTCATCGTTGGTCGTCGTCAGGTCCGGCACGTCAAAGACATCGCGCAGGACGAAATCGGCGGCGCCTTCCTGCGGGACGGTCACGTCCGGATAGTTGGCGACCGCGAAATGCACCGGCATCGGAACGTCCGACGCACCGACCTGCACCTTCACCCCGTGGTTCGCCAGCAGCAACCCGATCTGCTGCCTGAGGTAGTGGCGGAACATGTAGGGCCGGGTCACAGTGGTCGCGAAGGTGCCCGGCGTCGCCACGTGACCGAACGAAAGCCGGCTGTCGACCTTGGCGAAGCTGGCCGTGGTGAAACGGACCTCAGGATAGTAGGCGCGGAGCCGTCTGCCGGGATGCCCCTCGACCATCGCCTGGAGGAAACGGTCCCGCAGGAAGCCTGCCGACGCCTCGTAAAGCTCGCAAAGCCGGTCCACCGCGGCGCGCGCATCGTCGAAAAGTTCCGGCTCCGGCAGGTCCGGGGTCATCACGTCGAACGGCTCCATGGTGTCTTGCATCGCGTGTTCCTTGCTGTCTTGCCCGGAACGTTGACAGCTTGTTCCAGCGGGTGCAACCTGCCGAAAGGGTCAGGAGGACTGACATGATCGAGGGAATGAACCTGGAGACCGTCCAGCCGGAGGATTTCGGCCAGGCGTTGCGCGGGTTCGGCGTCAACCTGCTGGTACGCGACGTGCGGAATCAGGCGGTCCGGCTGTCCGCCGTGTTCGGCATGACGGCGCACCGGATCAGCGACGACTTCGCCATCCTGCTGTACGGGCCGCAAGTGTTCCAGTTGCATTCCGACGGCACATACCATGCCAATCCGCTGCTGTCGCTCCTGCCCGAGCAGCCGCCGCGCGGGGCCGGTCTGGAACTGCGGCTGTTCGGGACGGACCCGGACGAAGCCACAGCCCGCGCAGAGGCGCATGGCTTCCACGTGCTGCAACCGCCAACCGACAAGCCGCACGGCCTGCGCGAGGCGTACATGCTTTGCCCGGACGGCTACGCCTGGGTGCCGTCGCGGCCGCTGGACTGACGGGAACCGGAGCGGCCCTTCGCGGGTTTTCGGGACATGCTCGCCACATTGTCCCTCACCTACTACCCAGACTCTCGCCCCGGCATACGCCGGCTGCGGTGCGGACGCGGTTTTTCCTATCTTGCGCCGGACGGCACGCGCATCGACGACACCACGGAACGCGCCCGGATCAAGGCGCTGGCGGTGCCGCCCGCCTATGAGGACGTGTGGATCTGCCCGCTGCCGGACGGGCACCTGCAAGCGACGGGCCGCGACGCCCGCAGCCGCAAGCAGTACCGCTACCACCCTGACTGGCGGTCGTGGCGCGATGCCCAGAAGTACGACCATCTGCGCACCTTCGGAGAGATCCTGCCCGGCCTGAGGCGGCGTATCCGGCGAACGCTGCGGCAGGGTGAGGTCGGCGATCATGCCTTTGCCCTCGCCGCCATTCTGGCCCTGCTGGACCGCGCCTCCCTCAGGATCGGCACGGCGGACTATGCCCGCGAAAACCGGACCTATGGCGCCACCACGCTGAAGCGGCGGCATGTGGCGCTCGACGGCGACGGGCTGCGGTTCCGCTTTGCCGCGAAAGGGGGCAAGCGGGTGGACAAGTCGCTGCAGGACCGGACGCTGAACCGCATCCTGACGCGCATGGGCGACCTGCCCGGTCCCGAACTCATCAAGTGGATCGACGACGACGGCGCGCGTCACGCGGTCAGCTCAGGCGAGGTCAACGCCTGGCTCGAGGAGGTCACCGGCACCGAGGGCCTGACCGCCAAGACGTTCCGCACCTGGAACGGCACTGTTGCCGCGCTTGAGGCTGCCGAGCAGGCGGACAAGCCCACGATCAAGAGGATGGCCGAGGCGGCGGCCGACCGTCTGCACAACACGCCGGCCATTGCCCGCTCCTCCTATATCCACCCCAGGGTGATTGCCCTCGCCGAAGACCCGCGCGACCTGTCGGCGGCGCCGGATGTGCGAGGCCTGCGCCGCAGCGAATGCCGCCTTTTGCACCTGCTGTCGGATTGACATCGGAGGCCCGTGTGCGTGCAATGGCGCCAACAAAAAGGAGGCCCCGATGAACGCACCACAAACCCGACCGAACCTTGATTACTGGCAGGAGCGTGTCGACCTGGCCGCTGCCTTCCGGTGGACCGTCCGCCTGAACATGCACGAAGCCGTCGCCAATCACTTCTCGCTGGCGGTCAACGACGACGGGTCGAAGTTCCTGATGAACCCCAACCAGATGCATTTCTCGCGCGTGCGCGCGTCCGATCTGCTGCTGGTGGACGCAAACGACCCTGCCACGCTGGACCGCCCCGGCGCGCCCGATCCGACCGCCTGGGGCCTGCACGGCGCCCTGCACCGCCACTGCCCGCACGCCCGCTGCGCCATGCACGTGCATTCGGTCCATGCGACGGTGCTGGCCTGCCTGAAGGACAAGCGCCTGCCGCCGCTCGATCAGAACTGCGCGATGTTCTTCAACCGTGTCGCCATCGACGATGCCTATGGTGGGCTGGCCTTCGAAGAGGAAGGCGAACGTTGCGCTCAGCTCTTGCAGGACCCGAAGGTGAAGACGCTGGTGATGGGAAACCACGGCGTGATGGTGATCGGCGACACCGTGGCCGAGACCTGGAACCGGCTTTACTACTTCGAGCGCGCCGCGCAGACCTACATCACGGCGCTGCAGACCGGAATGGAACTGGACTTCCTCTCGGACGAGGTCGCCGAGAAGACGGCCCACGAGATCGAGACCTACCCGGAACAGGACATCCGGCACCTGGCCGAGCTGAAAGCGATCCTCGACGACGAAGGGTCCGACTACGCGGCCTGACCGCGGCCCCTGCGATACGGAAGGGCGGCGGCGCAAAGCCCCGCCCTACCCCACGGAGCGCTTAAGAGTCAGGATGCGGCTGAGGTCCTTTGCGTGCGCTCCCTTGGACGCGGCCCCGTAGATCGGCACCTCTTTCCACGTGGCCTCCACCCCTTCAAGCGCCGCAATCGCCGCGTCATACCCCTTGTCGGACCAATGCGCGGCATTGACGGAAATCACCGCGATCCCGCCCGGACGGATCACGCGCAAGACCTCGGGCAGTGCCTCCGGCCCGACATGGCCATGGGTGAAGGTGCCGGAACTCACCGCCCCGGCAAAGGCGCCGCCCCCGACTGGCAGGCGATCCAGCAGGTTGCCGGTGAAGAGCCGGTCGTAGATGCCCTTCCCCTCGGCGACCTGCAGCATCTCTTCGGACAGATCGGTTGCGGTGACCGGGCCGATCCCCAGCGTCCGCAATGCCGCGCCACACAGACCCGTGCCGGCCCCCAGGTCGATCACCGGGCCTGTCCCGCCGCCGTCGCGATAGGCCTCGGCGACGTGCATCGGCAGGACGTAGTCCATCTCTTCGGCAAACGCGGCGTCGTAGGTCCGCGCCCAGTCACGGTAGAGCGCGATGTTGTCGTCGGGGGTATCCAGCCCGTAGGCCGCTTCGAGATCCTGTGCCATGGCAACAGTCTAGCCGGAATCCGGACCGTTCGGCAATTGCGGGGCATGCCGGGGCGAAACCGCACCCGACAGCACGCCGCAATAGGCGCCTTGCCGGATCAGTTCGACCGCAACCCGGTTTCGACCAGCAGGCCTTTGCGCTTGGCCTCGTAGTAGTAGCCCTTGGCGTACCACATGATCGAGTCGTCCCAGTCGCCGTCGGCGACCATGTAGGCGCCCTTCAGGTACTTCAGCGCGTACTGGAGGTTCGTCTCCGCATCCAGAAGATCGGAGTCCGAGCCGCGGAACCCCATCGTGCGCGCGGTGGCGGGCAGGATCTGGAAGAGGCCCCAGTAGGGGCCGTTGCGGGCCTTGGGATTGTGCGTGCTCTCGCGGATCGCGAGGCGGTGCACCAGCGGGCGCGGCAGACCGTAATGGTCAGACCACTTGTTGATGGCATCGCGCAGCTCGGGCGTCTCGTTGGGGAACAGCGGCAGCGCATCGGCGGGCTTGACGACGGGCTCCGGCTTGGGGGCGGAGCATGCCGCGGTCAGGGCCAGCATGAGGATCAACGTAAGGCGTGGCAGCATGAGTCTCTCCGTGAACGGAGATTTCATACGCCGCGTGGCCCGTGTCAGGCGAGTCCCTCGTGCCGGGATCGGCAAAGGCTCGCCCACGGGGTGTAGGGTGGGGGTTCCGCGCGGCACGCGCGGGTTCGCCCCCCCTTGCCCCGATCAGGCCGCGTCGAAGTCCAGAACGAGCCGGTCCGACGTCGGCCGCGCCTGGCAGGCAAGCGTGAATCCGGCCTCTGTTTCCCACGGCTCCAGCGAGTAGTTGACCGCCATCTCGGCACTGCCCTCGACCACCTTGCAGCGGCAGGTACAGCACATGCCGCCCTTGCAGGAAAACGGCAGTTCGAGACCGGCACGCGCCGCCGCATCCACCACGTTGTCGTCTTCGCTGCCGACACTGAACCCGCGCCGCACGCCGTCCAGCACGACCTCGACGGCAACGCCCTGCGCCGCCGCGGCCTCTGCCTCGGCGCTGCGGGCCGGACGGGGCGCTTCGCCTTCGGTGTAGAACCTTTCGAAATGGATCTTGTCTCGGTCGACGATCCCCTCGAGCGCGGTGCTGACGTCCTCGATCATCGCCCCCGGTCCGCAGAGGAACACCCCCTCCGCTCCGGCAAGGTCGACAGCGCCCGCACGCGCCAGCGCAACGACCTTCTCGCCAGTCACACGGCCATTCAGCAGCGCGACGTCCTGCGGTTCTCGGCTGAGGACGTGCATCAGGGTGAAACGCTCCACGTAGCGGTCCTTGAGGTCCTCCAGCGCCCCCCGGAACATGATCGTCCCGGTCGAGCGGTTGCCGTAGATCAGCGCCACCTCACCCCCGGCCTCCAGAACGGCCGAGGCGATCGACAGCATCGGCGTTATTCCGGACCCGGCCGCGATCAGCACCACCCGCTTCTCCCCGCGCCAGACAAAGCGGCCCTCCGGCGCCATCACCCGCAGCACGTCCCCGGCCTTCACGCTCTGCGCGAAGGTCGAAAACACCCCGCCCGGGACTTCGCGCACACCGACACAAAGCCGGCCCGCCGCGCCCTCGGCAATCGAATACGACCTGCGCAGATCGGCGCCCTCCACGTCGGCGCGCAAGGTCAGGTACTGCCCCGGGACGAACCGGAAGGTCTCTGCCGCGGCGCCGGGAATGTCGAAGGTCAACGCCACGGCGGAGTCGCCTTCGGGACGGACGTTGCTGACGGTCAGATCGTGGAACATGGAAACCTCAGATGCATTTGAAGTAGTCGAAGGGCTCGCCGCAGGCGCGGCAACGGTAATGCGCCTTGCACGCGGTCGAACCGAACTCGGACAGCCGCTCGGTGTCGGCGGCCCCGCAGCGCGGGCAGGCCACCTCGGGCGCGGCAAAGAGCGCGCCCTTCCCCTGCCCCGAAACCGGCGGCGCGATGCCGTAGGCGCGCAGCTTCTCGCGACCCTCGGGCGTGATCCAGTCGGTCGTCCACGCCGGGGCCATCAGCCGCTCGATCCGCGCCTCGAACCCGGCGGACCGCAGCGCCGCCTCGATCGCCAGTTCAATGGCCAGCACGGCGGGGCACCCGGAATAGGTCGGCGTGACCCCGGCCACGGCGACTTCTTCCTCCATCCGCACCCACCGCAGGATGCCCAGATCGGCCACCGTCACGCAGGGCACTTCCGGATCGGGCACCGCCGCGGCGGCCTCCCAGGCCCGGTCCGCGAGGGTATCGGTGGCCTCTGCCGTCACCAGACCGCCCCGGGATGCGCCCGGTGCACGGAATGCATCTCCGCCAGCATGTGCCCAAGCGCCTCGCCATGCACGCCGCGCCGCCCGCCGGTCTGCGGATAAGTGACCTCAGGCGCGCTCAGACCCGCCTGCGAGAACACCTCGCCGATCACCGCCTCCCAGGCCGGACGCACGGCGGCGCGGGACGGCAAAGCTGCCTGCCATTCGGCCGCGCCCTGCTCGAAAAGCTCGCCGGTGTAGATGTGCAGCGCCGATACCGCATCGGCCATGCGACGCGCGCTTTCCTCGGTCCCGTCGCCCAGCCGGATCACCCATTCGCCCGCGTGGCGGATGTGATAGGCCATTTCCTTGACCGCCTTGCCCGCGACCCCGGCAATCACCGTGTCGGAGGAGTCC
This region includes:
- a CDS encoding ImmA/IrrE family metallo-endopeptidase, encoding MPARYPDYPYVEPLATNVSQEEMEATISDLLANHPGVGLKEGPLDGLCRALNVDIEYSSPPHEMMLDVPLHKRAVIWLPKNGRPKNDRVAAAIGIGHWILHVPVTREKHPGCGIQALHRPKDPAAQLEARRFAYILLMPDEAFRNLWYEGRAQAVADVLNVPTQVVYERASMLDLTPPESGGDKYEWKERPAIGGY
- a CDS encoding HU family DNA-binding protein, with protein sequence MAKPMTKTQLVAALAEKMDADKKTANAALDSLVEIITSEVAGGGAVTLPGVGKIYCRERPERMVRNPATGEQFKKEADKQVKMTIAKALKDSVNA
- a CDS encoding AMP nucleosidase, translated to MQDTMEPFDVMTPDLPEPELFDDARAAVDRLCELYEASAGFLRDRFLQAMVEGHPGRRLRAYYPEVRFTTASFAKVDSRLSFGHVATPGTFATTVTRPYMFRHYLRQQIGLLLANHGVKVQVGASDVPMPVHFAVANYPDVTVPQEGAADFVLRDVFDVPDLTTTNDDIVNGVAVTLPGEAAPLAPFTAQRVDYSLARLAHYTATDPAHFQNHVLFTNYQFYVSEFEAYARAMLADEASGYTSFVSTDNVEISDPDAQIPVPLRMPQMPTYHLKRPDGSGITLVNIGVGPSNAKTATDHIAVLRPHAWLMVGHCAGLRNSQSLGDFVLAHGYLREDKVLDDDLPVWVPIPALAEIQVALEDAVAAETQLSGYDLKRIMRTGTVATVDNRNWELREHTGPVQRLSQSRAVALDMESATIAANGFRFRVPYGTLLCVSDKPLHGELKLPGMASDFYKTQVARHLRIGIRAMESLRDMPLERIHSRKLRSFEETAFL
- a CDS encoding VOC family protein, with the protein product MIEGMNLETVQPEDFGQALRGFGVNLLVRDVRNQAVRLSAVFGMTAHRISDDFAILLYGPQVFQLHSDGTYHANPLLSLLPEQPPRGAGLELRLFGTDPDEATARAEAHGFHVLQPPTDKPHGLREAYMLCPDGYAWVPSRPLD
- a CDS encoding DNA topoisomerase IB yields the protein MLATLSLTYYPDSRPGIRRLRCGRGFSYLAPDGTRIDDTTERARIKALAVPPAYEDVWICPLPDGHLQATGRDARSRKQYRYHPDWRSWRDAQKYDHLRTFGEILPGLRRRIRRTLRQGEVGDHAFALAAILALLDRASLRIGTADYARENRTYGATTLKRRHVALDGDGLRFRFAAKGGKRVDKSLQDRTLNRILTRMGDLPGPELIKWIDDDGARHAVSSGEVNAWLEEVTGTEGLTAKTFRTWNGTVAALEAAEQADKPTIKRMAEAAADRLHNTPAIARSSYIHPRVIALAEDPRDLSAAPDVRGLRRSECRLLHLLSD
- a CDS encoding class II aldolase and adducin N-terminal domain-containing protein, with amino-acid sequence MNAPQTRPNLDYWQERVDLAAAFRWTVRLNMHEAVANHFSLAVNDDGSKFLMNPNQMHFSRVRASDLLLVDANDPATLDRPGAPDPTAWGLHGALHRHCPHARCAMHVHSVHATVLACLKDKRLPPLDQNCAMFFNRVAIDDAYGGLAFEEEGERCAQLLQDPKVKTLVMGNHGVMVIGDTVAETWNRLYYFERAAQTYITALQTGMELDFLSDEVAEKTAHEIETYPEQDIRHLAELKAILDDEGSDYAA
- a CDS encoding class I SAM-dependent methyltransferase; the protein is MAQDLEAAYGLDTPDDNIALYRDWARTYDAAFAEEMDYVLPMHVAEAYRDGGGTGPVIDLGAGTGLCGAALRTLGIGPVTATDLSEEMLQVAEGKGIYDRLFTGNLLDRLPVGGGAFAGAVSSGTFTHGHVGPEALPEVLRVIRPGGIAVISVNAAHWSDKGYDAAIAALEGVEATWKEVPIYGAASKGAHAKDLSRILTLKRSVG
- a CDS encoding transglycosylase SLT domain-containing protein; this translates as MLPRLTLILMLALTAACSAPKPEPVVKPADALPLFPNETPELRDAINKWSDHYGLPRPLVHRLAIRESTHNPKARNGPYWGLFQILPATARTMGFRGSDSDLLDAETNLQYALKYLKGAYMVADGDWDDSIMWYAKGYYYEAKRKGLLVETGLRSN
- a CDS encoding 2Fe-2S iron-sulfur cluster-binding protein; the protein is MFHDLTVSNVRPEGDSAVALTFDIPGAAAETFRFVPGQYLTLRADVEGADLRRSYSIAEGAAGRLCVGVREVPGGVFSTFAQSVKAGDVLRVMAPEGRFVWRGEKRVVLIAAGSGITPMLSIASAVLEAGGEVALIYGNRSTGTIMFRGALEDLKDRYVERFTLMHVLSREPQDVALLNGRVTGEKVVALARAGAVDLAGAEGVFLCGPGAMIEDVSTALEGIVDRDKIHFERFYTEGEAPRPARSAEAEAAAAQGVAVEVVLDGVRRGFSVGSEDDNVVDAAARAGLELPFSCKGGMCCTCRCKVVEGSAEMAVNYSLEPWETEAGFTLACQARPTSDRLVLDFDAA
- the paaD gene encoding 1,2-phenylacetyl-CoA epoxidase subunit PaaD — translated: MTAEATDTLADRAWEAAAAVPDPEVPCVTVADLGILRWVRMEEEVAVAGVTPTYSGCPAVLAIELAIEAALRSAGFEARIERLMAPAWTTDWITPEGREKLRAYGIAPPVSGQGKGALFAAPEVACPRCGAADTERLSEFGSTACKAHYRCRACGEPFDYFKCI
- the paaC gene encoding 1,2-phenylacetyl-CoA epoxidase subunit PaaC, encoding MAGTQSLFNAVLELADDHLVLGHRLSEWCGHAPMLEEDLAMPNMALDLIGTARTLYDHAGKLEGRGRDENALAYLRGEREYRNLLLCERPNGDFAHTMLRQLYFAAFMEPYWRAAADSSDTVIAGVAGKAVKEMAYHIRHAGEWVIRLGDGTEESARRMADAVSALHIYTGELFEQGAAEWQAALPSRAAVRPAWEAVIGEVFSQAGLSAPEVTYPQTGGRRGVHGEALGHMLAEMHSVHRAHPGAVW